In Dermacentor variabilis isolate Ectoservices chromosome 7, ASM5094787v1, whole genome shotgun sequence, a genomic segment contains:
- the LOC142587533 gene encoding uncharacterized protein LOC142587533 gives MCSDGAALAAANGRGNRNAVFEEEDYQVILPHLPTGRIVLNTVFLHADVRGRPYKVEDFRDTLVRLELLPEVVALGAYQMNHVWAVMMKTTEATKKLLAIRSIIVKERRCIVVDPTNQGVRLKLHWMLPNVSDEDIRQALAPYGTVTDAAKERWRVQGILDKGSTTRSVTLQLKAGTTVDDIPHQLRIAGELVLAVIPGRAPLCLRCHTTGHIRRDCRVPRCEVCRRFGHERSRCVKTYAVVAGPARREEEVSEHLMDEAEVEDISPVKSDKVGNAVTQKQTLHPKNLCPDKKTNDEADTRKETENGAPENQSFAPEQSEVPSMSSPATTCAEASATTDVDMSAATSMPTKRAHEETIGVTGTSGATTCSGPPAKAAQLRRTPFKPRPNVQVERRPETGPPP, from the coding sequence ATGTGCTCCGACGGAGCGGCGTTGGCGGCCGCGAACggccgcggtaacaggaatgCTGTTTTTGAAGAAGAGGATTATCAGGTGATTTTGCCGCACTTGCCTACCGGTCGAATCGTCCTTAATACTGTTTTTTTACACGCGGACGTCCGTGGAAGACCGTACAAGGTTGAGGATTTCCGTGACACTCTGGTTCGTCTGGAACTGCTCCCCGAAGTAGTTGCTttgggggcgtatcagatgaaTCACGTGTGGGCGGTCATGATGAAGACGACTGAAGCCACAAAGAAACTGCTTGCTATCCGAAGCATCATTGTCAAAGAACGCCGCTGTATTGTCGTTGACCCCACCAATCAAGGCGTGCGCTTGAAGTTACACTGGATGCTGCCAAACGTGTCAGATGAAGACATCAGACAAGCTCTTGCCCCATACGGAACGGTTACGGACGCGGCGAAAGAacggtggcgtgttcaagggATTTTGGACAAGGGCTCAACGACGCGGTCGGTGACCCTGCAGCTTAAGGCAGGTACTACAGTCGACGATATTCCGCACCAGCTACGCATAGCAGGGGAGCTCGTCCTTGCCGTCATTCCGGGCCGCGCCCCTCTTTGCCTGCGGTGCCATACAACCGGTCATATTCGCCGGGACTGTCGAGTTCCACGCTGCGAGGTCTGCCGCCGCTTCGGCCATGAACGATCTCGGTGCGTCAAGACATACGCCGTCGTCGCAGGACCAgcgagaagagaagaagaagtatCTGAACACCTCATGGATGAGGCTGAAGTTGAAGATATTTCTCCGGTTAAGAGCGACAAGGTTGGCAACGCGGTCACACAGAAGCAGACTCTCCACCCCAAAAACTTGTGCCCAGACAAGAAAACCAACGACGAGGCTGATACTCGGAAAGAGACTGAAAACGGGGCGCCTGAAAATCAGAGTTTCGCTCCTGAACAGAGTGAAGTCCCCTCGATGTCGTCGCCTGCCACTACGTGTGCGGAGGCGTCTGCTACGACTGACGTCGACATGTCAGCAGCCACTAGCATGCCTACGAAGCGGGCACACGAGGAAACGATCGGCGTAACCGGGACCTCTGGAGCAACGACATGCAGCGGACCACCTGCAAAGGCGGCTCAGCTGCGACGTACGCCTTTCAAGCCGAGGCCCAACGTCCAGGTCGAGCGGAGACCCGAGACGGGGCCGCCCCCGTAG